One region of Pseudomonas alvandae genomic DNA includes:
- a CDS encoding PAS domain-containing sensor histidine kinase → MSNIEAFPLETRTPSEYESLVSMGANALDAIPGAVYLCDRQGWLVRYNSEAATLWGRTPIVGEGGDRFCGSYRLYLPDGTPLAFEDCPMASALEDGAATRNQEVLIERPDGTRIVALVNIRALKDGHGIIQGAINCFQDVSAHHALEQELRRKNADLEDFFENSAVGLHIVSGDGIILRANKAELALLGYSADEYIGRPIADFHVDEPVIGDILGKLSGGECLESYPARLKAKDGSIKYVTITSNGRFEDGKLFNTRCFTVDMTCVHLAEAARQESDDRLSATYEAATIGIAEAGANGRLLRVNDALCNMLGRSREELLDMTFLDYTHTDSHDQDAALYARQVAGELDHYVLRKRAFKPDGETVYLDIHSSSVRDTHGGFRYGVRVLQDVTLARRMENQVRESERHMRNLLEALPAAVYTTDAQGRITFFNRAAIELSGRTPQLGDLWCVTWKLFNTDGSFLPHDQCPMAVALKENRPIRGVEAIAERPDGSRVPFTPYPTPLHDAEGNLVGAINMLVDITERKQAEDRQKTLIDELNHRVKNTLATVQSLAAQTSRNAESAKEGYNRFEARLLALSRAHDLLTRRHWGQTPLASLAQEVLLPIFGAEPGRVTIEGDAIDVDTRVALSLTMTLNELAINALKYGAMSVETGRLSVNWNVQAQSNGNLLTLDWREQGGPLVSPPEREGLGSRLMKRCIERDLGGIFVLTYAPEGVLCRFSFMVTEHSA, encoded by the coding sequence ATGTCGAATATTGAAGCGTTTCCCCTGGAGACGCGCACGCCGAGCGAGTACGAAAGTCTCGTGTCAATGGGGGCCAACGCGCTCGATGCGATTCCCGGCGCGGTGTATCTCTGCGACCGCCAGGGTTGGCTGGTCCGCTACAACAGCGAGGCAGCAACCCTGTGGGGACGCACGCCAATAGTGGGTGAGGGCGGCGACCGGTTTTGCGGTTCCTATCGTCTCTACCTGCCCGACGGTACGCCGCTGGCGTTCGAAGATTGCCCGATGGCCTCGGCGCTTGAAGACGGCGCGGCGACGCGTAACCAGGAAGTGCTCATCGAGCGTCCGGACGGAACGCGGATCGTGGCACTGGTCAACATCCGCGCCTTGAAAGATGGTCATGGAATCATTCAAGGGGCAATCAACTGTTTCCAGGACGTCTCGGCGCACCACGCCCTGGAGCAAGAGCTGCGGCGCAAGAATGCCGACCTGGAAGACTTCTTCGAAAACAGCGCCGTCGGCCTGCACATCGTCAGTGGCGACGGCATCATCCTGCGTGCCAACAAGGCCGAATTGGCCCTGCTGGGGTATTCGGCGGACGAATACATTGGCCGGCCCATCGCTGATTTTCATGTCGATGAGCCGGTGATTGGCGACATCCTGGGCAAATTGAGCGGTGGCGAGTGCCTGGAAAGTTATCCCGCGCGATTGAAGGCCAAGGACGGTTCGATCAAGTACGTCACCATCACCTCCAATGGCCGGTTCGAGGACGGCAAGCTCTTCAATACGCGCTGCTTCACGGTTGACATGACCTGTGTCCACCTGGCCGAGGCGGCGCGCCAGGAGAGCGATGATCGGTTGTCCGCGACGTACGAAGCGGCAACGATTGGCATCGCCGAGGCGGGGGCGAACGGCCGACTGCTGCGGGTGAACGACGCCCTCTGCAACATGCTCGGTCGCTCCCGCGAAGAACTGCTGGACATGACGTTCCTGGACTACACCCACACCGACAGCCACGACCAGGACGCGGCCCTTTATGCACGTCAGGTGGCGGGCGAGCTGGACCATTACGTGCTGCGCAAGCGTGCCTTCAAGCCTGATGGCGAGACCGTCTACCTGGACATCCACAGCTCCTCCGTGCGGGATACGCATGGCGGGTTCCGCTATGGCGTGCGGGTACTCCAGGACGTCACGCTGGCGCGGCGGATGGAAAACCAGGTCCGTGAAAGCGAACGGCACATGCGCAATCTGCTCGAGGCATTGCCGGCGGCGGTCTACACCACCGACGCCCAAGGACGCATCACTTTTTTCAACCGGGCGGCTATCGAGTTGTCGGGGCGCACGCCTCAATTGGGCGACCTGTGGTGCGTGACCTGGAAATTGTTCAACACCGACGGAAGCTTCCTGCCCCACGACCAATGCCCGATGGCCGTCGCCCTGAAGGAAAACCGACCGATACGCGGGGTCGAGGCCATCGCGGAGCGTCCCGACGGCAGTCGCGTGCCGTTCACACCATACCCGACGCCGCTGCACGATGCCGAGGGCAACCTGGTGGGCGCGATCAACATGTTGGTGGACATCACCGAGCGCAAGCAGGCCGAAGACCGGCAGAAAACCCTGATCGACGAGCTCAACCATCGGGTCAAGAACACCCTGGCCACCGTGCAATCCCTGGCGGCCCAAACCTCACGCAACGCGGAAAGCGCCAAGGAGGGCTACAACCGCTTCGAGGCACGCCTGCTCGCCTTGTCGCGCGCCCACGATCTCCTGACGAGGCGGCATTGGGGACAGACGCCCCTGGCGTCGCTGGCCCAGGAAGTACTGCTGCCGATATTCGGCGCCGAGCCCGGCCGTGTCACGATCGAAGGCGATGCCATTGATGTCGATACCCGCGTAGCGCTCAGCCTCACGATGACCCTCAACGAACTGGCAATCAACGCCCTCAAGTACGGCGCGATGTCCGTCGAGACAGGCAGGCTTTCGGTGAATTGGAACGTCCAGGCGCAATCGAACGGAAACTTGTTGACCTTGGATTGGCGTGAGCAGGGCGGGCCTCTAGTGTCACCACCGGAACGTGAAGGGCTGGGATCGCGTTTGATGAAGCGCTGCATCGAGCGCGACCTGGGTGGGATATTCGTGCTGACCTATGCCCCAGAGGGCGTTCTCTGTCGCTTCTCGTTCATGGTCACTGAGCATTCGGCATGA
- a CDS encoding AraC family transcriptional regulator yields MPEQPSEFAYTKRFAAVLAYIDAHLEGDLSVKALSEVANFSVFHFHRQFTAFTGVPVSRYVQLMRLRRAAHRLIANADYSVLDAALDAGFRSPEAFCRAFGRAFGMAPSVFRKNPNWQVWNTVFAIPHFSRNILMHVRIVECPEIKVATLEHRGPPGLVNESVRQFIEWRMRSGQSPVATSRTFGIPYGNPDTTPPHAFRFAICGEIDEEVTPNEFGVRPLVIPGGRYVVVRHAGSPDHIGETVYPIYRDWLPASGEELRDQPLFFHYLSVYPETPQDQWQTDVYVPLQ; encoded by the coding sequence GTGCCTGAACAACCGAGCGAATTCGCTTACACAAAACGCTTCGCCGCCGTCCTGGCCTACATCGATGCCCATCTCGAAGGGGATCTGTCGGTAAAGGCGCTGAGTGAGGTGGCGAACTTCTCGGTGTTTCACTTCCATCGGCAATTTACCGCGTTCACCGGCGTGCCCGTTTCACGTTATGTGCAACTGATGCGGCTGCGACGCGCGGCACATCGCCTGATCGCGAACGCAGATTACTCGGTACTGGACGCGGCACTGGATGCAGGTTTTCGGAGTCCCGAGGCCTTTTGCCGGGCGTTCGGACGAGCGTTCGGCATGGCGCCGAGTGTGTTCAGGAAGAACCCGAACTGGCAGGTCTGGAATACGGTGTTTGCCATCCCCCATTTCTCAAGGAATATCCTCATGCACGTTCGAATCGTTGAATGCCCTGAAATCAAGGTAGCGACGCTCGAGCACCGCGGACCTCCGGGGCTCGTCAATGAAAGCGTGCGCCAGTTCATCGAGTGGCGCATGCGCAGCGGACAATCGCCGGTGGCGACAAGCCGCACGTTCGGCATCCCTTACGGCAATCCCGATACGACACCGCCACACGCTTTCCGCTTCGCGATCTGTGGTGAGATTGACGAGGAAGTGACACCGAACGAGTTCGGCGTCCGGCCGCTCGTCATACCTGGCGGCCGCTATGTCGTGGTTCGCCACGCGGGGTCACCGGATCACATCGGCGAAACGGTCTACCCGATCTACCGCGACTGGCTTCCCGCGAGCGGCGAAGAGCTGCGGGACCAGCCGCTGTTCTTCCACTACCTGAGCGTCTATCCGGAGACGCCACAGGATCAATGGCAAACCGATGTGTATGTTCCGCTGCAATAG
- a CDS encoding (R)-mandelonitrile lyase, with amino-acid sequence MKASTLYFALCAAAPFADAAGQEGAGGSRTSQQISRAGSQASAAGPEDYFTGRVRVDPLFPATGEINASAAYVSFEPGARSAWHTHPAGQRLVVVSGIGLTQEWGKPVQQIRPGDVIVCPPGVKHWHGAAPDSAMTHLAVTGTVDGKNVQWMEKVSEEQYETGATPTPPTAPDNVTVSQTLSAKQQAIPVIAAAMATSNMPALNTALNQGLDAGLTVSEAKEILVQLYAYSGFPRSLNALGELMKVVEARKQRGVQDEPGREPAGPIPTGDALLAVGKANQTRIAGAPVQGPLFDFVPVINQYLQTHLFGDIFERDNLDWQSRELATVAALAVTPGVESQLRSHMAASLRVGLSAAQLRQVIQLLEEQGDAAAAKRAAQALDASQSS; translated from the coding sequence ATGAAGGCAAGCACCTTGTATTTCGCGTTATGCGCGGCGGCGCCTTTTGCCGATGCCGCCGGCCAGGAAGGCGCCGGCGGGTCGCGCACGTCACAGCAGATCAGCCGAGCGGGCAGCCAGGCCTCGGCCGCGGGGCCTGAGGATTATTTCACCGGTCGCGTGCGGGTTGATCCGTTGTTTCCTGCCACAGGCGAAATCAATGCCTCTGCGGCCTACGTCAGCTTTGAACCTGGCGCGCGCTCGGCCTGGCATACACATCCCGCCGGCCAGCGATTGGTGGTGGTATCCGGCATTGGCCTGACGCAGGAGTGGGGCAAGCCGGTGCAGCAGATTCGCCCGGGAGACGTGATTGTCTGTCCGCCGGGCGTCAAGCATTGGCACGGCGCTGCGCCAGACAGCGCCATGACCCACCTGGCCGTGACCGGCACGGTGGACGGCAAGAATGTGCAATGGATGGAAAAAGTCAGCGAAGAGCAATACGAAACCGGCGCAACACCGACGCCGCCGACCGCGCCGGATAACGTGACGGTTTCACAAACCCTGTCGGCCAAGCAGCAAGCCATCCCGGTGATTGCCGCCGCCATGGCGACGAGCAACATGCCGGCGCTCAATACCGCATTGAATCAAGGGCTGGATGCGGGCCTGACCGTCAGCGAGGCCAAGGAAATCCTGGTGCAGCTCTACGCCTACAGTGGTTTTCCCCGCAGTCTCAACGCGCTGGGTGAACTGATGAAAGTCGTGGAGGCGCGCAAGCAACGTGGCGTGCAGGACGAGCCGGGGCGTGAACCCGCTGGCCCGATTCCCACCGGCGACGCATTGCTGGCGGTAGGCAAGGCCAATCAGACGCGCATTGCCGGTGCCCCCGTCCAGGGGCCGTTGTTCGACTTCGTTCCGGTCATCAACCAATACCTGCAGACGCATTTGTTTGGCGATATTTTCGAACGCGACAATCTGGATTGGCAAAGCCGTGAGCTGGCGACGGTCGCCGCGCTGGCGGTTACCCCAGGCGTGGAGTCACAACTGCGCTCGCACATGGCCGCCAGCCTGCGAGTCGGCCTGAGCGCGGCGCAATTGCGGCAAGTGATCCAGTTATTGGAAGAGCAGGGCGACGCCGCTGCGGCCAAGCGTGCTGCTCAAGCGTTGGACGCCAGTCAGTCCTCGTAG
- a CDS encoding amidohydrolase family protein, protein MVDLTKTPVTGIDCHAHVFSRELEWAAVRRYTPDYDATLGQYLDHLQTHGLSHGVLVQPSFLGTDNRYLLAALRQAPEQLRGVVVVEPGIGRATLEHMARLGVVGVRLNLMGKALPDFREAAWKELLGHLATLGWHVELHAPVAELPSLIRQLIPFGVQVVIDHFGRPDARLGIDQPGFAELLALGLGGHVWVKVSGIYRLAGTDRRNLEFARAALALLEQNFGRQRLVWGSDWPHTQHEASVGFDTVMQQLRALECAGPLMRALMVETPRALFGF, encoded by the coding sequence ATGGTTGATCTCACCAAGACGCCGGTTACCGGCATCGATTGCCACGCTCATGTGTTCAGCCGGGAACTGGAGTGGGCGGCGGTGCGGCGCTACACACCGGACTACGACGCCACGCTCGGGCAATACCTGGACCACTTGCAAACCCACGGCCTCAGCCACGGCGTGTTGGTGCAGCCGAGCTTTCTCGGCACGGATAACCGCTACCTGCTGGCCGCCCTACGACAAGCGCCGGAGCAGTTGCGCGGGGTTGTGGTGGTGGAGCCGGGTATCGGCCGCGCTACGCTGGAGCACATGGCCCGGCTGGGGGTGGTCGGCGTTCGCTTGAACCTGATGGGCAAGGCCTTGCCCGATTTTCGCGAAGCCGCCTGGAAGGAATTGCTTGGCCATCTCGCGACATTGGGCTGGCATGTGGAATTGCATGCCCCGGTGGCGGAGCTGCCAAGCTTGATTCGTCAGTTGATCCCGTTTGGCGTGCAGGTGGTCATCGACCATTTCGGTCGCCCGGATGCGCGTCTGGGCATCGACCAACCGGGTTTTGCCGAGTTGTTGGCGCTGGGGCTCGGCGGACACGTATGGGTGAAGGTCTCGGGCATCTATCGGCTGGCGGGGACGGACCGGCGGAACCTGGAATTTGCCCGCGCCGCACTGGCCTTGCTTGAGCAGAATTTCGGCCGCCAGCGTCTGGTATGGGGCAGTGACTGGCCCCATACACAACATGAGGCCAGCGTCGGCTTCGATACCGTGATGCAACAGTTGCGGGCGTTGGAGTGTGCGGGTCCGCTCATGCGTGCGCTGATGGTCGAAACACCGCGTGCATTGTTCGGGTTCTGA
- a CDS encoding GntR family transcriptional regulator, translating into MNPLPSDTRLPLYQRLRDQLAEQIANNRWRPGEAIPTEAALSAEYALSTGTVRKAIDALVAEGILERQQGRGTFIRRPQFQSSLFRFFRFQSASGERRVPESRILSVEPVAAPSAVAQALGLPVDAPVIRIVRLRLLEVVPVLAEEIWLPRSRFQALLEIDLSQKGPLLYPIYEETCGQVVAYAQETLTAESVNEVYARLLQVPVNSPVVVIERLARDYAGNPLEWRRSRGHAEHFRYSVEIR; encoded by the coding sequence ATGAACCCACTGCCCAGCGATACCCGCCTGCCGCTCTACCAACGTTTGCGCGACCAGTTGGCCGAGCAGATCGCCAACAATCGCTGGCGTCCGGGGGAGGCGATTCCTACCGAGGCGGCGCTTTCAGCCGAATACGCGCTGTCCACCGGGACGGTGCGCAAGGCGATCGATGCGTTGGTCGCCGAGGGCATCCTGGAGCGCCAGCAAGGGCGCGGTACCTTCATTCGCCGGCCGCAGTTCCAGTCGTCGCTGTTCCGCTTTTTCCGTTTTCAATCCGCCTCCGGTGAACGCCGGGTTCCGGAGAGCCGGATCTTGTCGGTAGAACCTGTGGCCGCGCCTTCGGCGGTGGCTCAGGCACTGGGATTGCCGGTGGACGCGCCGGTGATCCGCATTGTCCGGCTGCGTCTGCTGGAGGTGGTGCCGGTGTTGGCCGAGGAGATCTGGCTGCCACGCAGTCGGTTCCAGGCGCTCCTGGAGATCGACCTGAGCCAGAAAGGCCCGCTGCTTTATCCGATCTATGAAGAAACCTGCGGGCAGGTCGTGGCCTACGCGCAAGAAACGCTCACCGCCGAGTCGGTCAACGAGGTGTACGCCCGTTTGTTGCAGGTCCCGGTGAACAGCCCGGTGGTGGTGATCGAGCGCCTGGCGCGGGATTACGCCGGCAACCCGCTGGAGTGGCGCCGTTCCCGCGGGCATGCCGAGCATTTCCGCTACAGCGTCGAGATCCGCTGA
- a CDS encoding cyclophilin-like fold protein, whose amino-acid sequence MRPVWLGLLASALMLGSYGTISGAASAPSITEQPEMWMTVGEQRFAISLADNAATRAFVTLLPLTLEMSDLNRNEKYASLPQALPAQASKPGTIHNGDLMLYGTDTLVIFYTTFDSPYAYTRLGHIGDAARLAQALGRRDVQVTFSQN is encoded by the coding sequence ATGAGACCGGTCTGGCTGGGTTTGCTGGCGTCAGCGTTGATGCTTGGCAGCTACGGGACAATTTCCGGTGCCGCCTCGGCACCTTCGATAACGGAGCAACCTGAGATGTGGATGACCGTGGGCGAACAACGCTTTGCCATTTCCTTGGCTGACAACGCGGCCACCCGTGCATTTGTCACGTTATTACCGCTGACGTTGGAGATGAGTGATCTCAACCGCAACGAGAAATACGCCTCCCTCCCCCAGGCGCTCCCCGCCCAAGCGAGCAAGCCGGGAACGATCCACAACGGCGACCTGATGCTGTACGGCACCGACACCCTGGTCATTTTCTACACGACCTTCGACTCACCCTACGCCTACACCCGGCTGGGGCATATAGGCGATGCCGCAAGACTGGCGCAAGCGTTGGGCCGGCGAGACGTGCAGGTGACGTTTTCCCAGAACTGA
- a CDS encoding LysR family transcriptional regulator, with product MTTERYDQLAIFSVVAQERSFTRAAAKLGMSQPALSRAMRQLEERLGVRLLSRTTRSVAPTEAGERLLQVVAPRLEEIDQEMAMLSEFRDKPAGKLRITTGEHSAITVLQPVLAKLLPDNPDLNIEIIVDYGFTDIVAEGFDAGVRLGPQVAKDMIALRIGPDMRMAVVGSPAYFARHAVPRTPNDLTAHNCINLRMPTHGGLYVWEFEKNAQEVQVRVEGQLVFNTIAMRLEAAIQGLGLAFMPEDLVEDAVAQGRLIRVLEDWCEPFSGYHLYYPSRRQNSPAFTLLRDALRYED from the coding sequence ATGACCACAGAACGCTACGACCAACTCGCCATCTTCTCCGTCGTCGCCCAGGAGCGCAGCTTCACCCGCGCCGCCGCCAAGCTCGGCATGTCGCAACCAGCGCTGAGCCGGGCGATGCGTCAGTTGGAGGAGCGCCTGGGGGTCCGGTTGTTGTCGCGGACCACGCGCAGTGTCGCGCCCACCGAAGCGGGCGAACGACTATTGCAGGTGGTCGCGCCGAGGCTTGAGGAGATCGACCAGGAAATGGCGATGCTCAGTGAGTTTCGCGACAAGCCGGCCGGCAAGTTGCGCATCACCACGGGCGAGCACTCGGCAATCACTGTTTTGCAGCCCGTTCTCGCCAAGCTGTTACCCGACAATCCCGACCTTAATATCGAAATCATCGTTGACTACGGCTTTACGGATATCGTCGCAGAGGGTTTCGACGCCGGGGTGCGGCTGGGTCCCCAGGTCGCCAAGGACATGATCGCCCTGCGCATCGGCCCGGACATGCGCATGGCAGTCGTGGGCTCCCCTGCGTATTTCGCCCGGCACGCCGTGCCTCGGACTCCCAATGACCTTACGGCCCACAATTGCATCAACCTGCGCATGCCGACTCATGGCGGCCTCTACGTCTGGGAATTCGAGAAAAACGCTCAGGAAGTGCAAGTGCGGGTGGAGGGCCAACTGGTATTCAACACGATTGCCATGCGCCTGGAGGCCGCGATCCAGGGATTGGGCCTGGCGTTCATGCCTGAGGATCTGGTAGAGGACGCCGTGGCGCAAGGCCGGTTGATCCGCGTGCTGGAGGATTGGTGCGAGCCGTTTTCCGGCTATCACCTCTATTACCCCAGCCGCCGCCAGAATTCGCCGGCCTTCACGCTGTTGCGCGACGCCTTGCGCTACGAGGACTGA
- a CDS encoding MFS transporter, producing MFSWYRQITSRERKTFWACFGGWSLDALEVQMFGLAIPALIAAFALSKGDAGLISGVTLVTSALGGWVGGTLSDRYGRVRTLQWMILWFSFFTFLSAFVTGFHQLLIVKALQGFGIGGEWAAGAVLMAETINPKYRGKVMGTVQSAWAVGWGLAVGVFTLIYSFVPQDMAWRVMFIVGLLPSFLIIWVRRNVEEPDSFQRLQKEQAIPQSFFKSLAGIFRPELIRVTLFGGLLGLGAHGGYHAVMTWLPTFLKTERNLSVLNSGGYLAVIIFAFWCGCVVSGLLIDRIGRRKNILLFALCCVITVQCYVFMPLSNTQMLFLGFPLGFFAAGIPASLGAFFNELYPADVRGAGVGFCYNFGRVLSAVFPFLVGHMSDSMSLGSAIGIDAGIAYGVAVLAALCLPETRGRSLEATAPAASDLAPGGERARA from the coding sequence ATGTTCAGCTGGTATCGCCAAATCACTTCGCGGGAGCGTAAAACGTTTTGGGCGTGTTTCGGCGGATGGTCGCTCGACGCGCTGGAAGTCCAGATGTTCGGCCTGGCGATACCGGCGCTGATTGCCGCGTTCGCCTTGTCCAAGGGCGATGCCGGATTGATCAGCGGCGTCACGCTGGTCACTTCGGCCCTGGGCGGTTGGGTCGGCGGCACCTTGTCCGATCGCTATGGTCGGGTGCGCACGCTGCAATGGATGATCTTGTGGTTTTCCTTCTTCACCTTCCTGTCGGCGTTCGTCACCGGCTTCCACCAACTATTGATCGTCAAGGCCTTGCAGGGCTTCGGCATCGGTGGCGAGTGGGCCGCCGGCGCGGTGTTGATGGCCGAGACCATCAACCCGAAATACCGCGGCAAGGTCATGGGCACGGTCCAGAGTGCCTGGGCGGTGGGCTGGGGACTGGCGGTCGGGGTCTTTACGCTGATCTATTCTTTCGTACCGCAGGATATGGCCTGGCGGGTGATGTTCATCGTCGGCCTGCTGCCGTCGTTCCTGATCATCTGGGTGCGCCGCAACGTCGAGGAGCCGGACAGCTTCCAGCGCCTGCAAAAGGAACAGGCCATCCCGCAGAGTTTCTTCAAGTCCCTGGCCGGCATCTTTCGTCCCGAGTTGATTCGTGTCACGTTGTTCGGTGGATTGCTCGGGCTGGGCGCCCACGGTGGCTATCACGCGGTGATGACTTGGCTGCCGACCTTCCTCAAGACCGAGCGCAATCTGTCGGTGCTTAACTCGGGTGGCTACCTGGCGGTGATCATCTTTGCCTTCTGGTGCGGTTGCGTGGTCAGTGGCTTGTTGATCGATCGCATCGGCCGACGCAAGAACATCTTGCTCTTCGCGTTGTGCTGCGTGATCACCGTGCAGTGCTACGTGTTCATGCCGCTGAGCAATACCCAGATGCTCTTCCTGGGCTTTCCGCTGGGCTTCTTCGCGGCGGGTATCCCGGCGAGTCTCGGGGCGTTCTTCAATGAGCTGTACCCGGCGGACGTACGCGGTGCCGGCGTCGGTTTCTGCTACAACTTCGGCCGGGTGCTGTCGGCAGTGTTCCCGTTCCTGGTCGGCCACATGAGCGACTCGATGTCCCTGGGCTCGGCCATTGGCATCGACGCCGGCATTGCCTACGGCGTGGCGGTGCTTGCGGCGCTGTGCCTGCCGGAAACCCGAGGCCGGAGCCTGGAAGCCACTGCGCCTGCGGCGTCCGACCTGGCACCCGGCGGCGAGCGCGCCCGGGCCTGA
- a CDS encoding alpha/beta hydrolase yields MKKIIVLLTLLFSSLSAIGADMSNGADNFYTSDEVTVQKVNFKNQYQMNVAGNLFIPKNLNGKKSNPAIVVGHPMGAVKEQSANLYATKMAEKGFVTLSLDLSFWGESAGQPRNAVSPDIYAEDFSAAVDFLSAQPFVDKERIGAIGICGSGSFVISAAKIDPRMKAIATVSMYDMGGVNRNGLKHSQTLDQRRAVIAQATQQRNVEFVGGETLYTSGTVHQLDENTHPIQREFYDFYRTPRGEFTPASSSKDLTTHPTLTSNIKFMNFYPLNDIETISPHPMLFIAGADAHSREFSEEAYKLAGQPKELVIIPGAGHVDLYDRVDLIPFDKLTSFFQNNLK; encoded by the coding sequence ATGAAAAAGATCATCGTTTTATTAACCCTTCTGTTCAGTTCTCTTTCAGCAATAGGAGCCGATATGTCCAACGGCGCAGACAACTTCTACACCAGCGACGAAGTCACCGTGCAAAAGGTCAACTTCAAGAACCAGTATCAAATGAACGTCGCGGGAAACCTGTTCATTCCGAAGAACCTCAATGGCAAGAAAAGCAATCCGGCGATTGTCGTGGGCCATCCAATGGGCGCTGTGAAGGAACAGAGCGCGAATCTATATGCGACGAAGATGGCGGAAAAAGGCTTCGTGACCCTCTCCCTGGATCTTTCATTCTGGGGCGAAAGCGCGGGCCAGCCGCGCAATGCGGTCTCGCCGGATATCTACGCCGAGGACTTCAGCGCCGCCGTGGATTTTCTCAGCGCCCAGCCCTTCGTCGACAAGGAGCGCATTGGTGCCATCGGTATTTGTGGCAGCGGCAGCTTCGTCATCAGCGCCGCCAAGATCGACCCGCGCATGAAAGCCATTGCAACTGTGAGCATGTATGACATGGGCGGCGTCAATCGCAACGGGTTGAAGCATTCCCAGACGCTCGATCAGCGCCGGGCCGTCATCGCTCAGGCGACACAGCAGCGTAATGTGGAGTTCGTCGGCGGCGAAACGCTGTACACCAGCGGTACGGTGCATCAGTTGGATGAAAATACCCACCCGATCCAACGGGAGTTCTACGACTTCTACCGCACCCCGCGCGGCGAGTTCACGCCGGCCAGCTCGTCGAAAGACCTGACCACGCACCCGACGCTGACCAGCAACATCAAGTTCATGAACTTCTATCCACTCAATGACATCGAGACCATTTCGCCTCACCCCATGCTGTTCATTGCCGGCGCCGATGCGCATTCCAGGGAGTTCAGCGAAGAGGCTTACAAGCTCGCCGGCCAGCCCAAGGAACTGGTGATCATTCCTGGGGCCGGGCATGTTGATCTTTATGATCGGGTCGATCTGATTCCGTTTGACAAGTTGACGAGTTTCTTCCAGAACAACCTGAAATGA
- a CDS encoding HIT family protein, whose translation MSLNGQYNSQNIFAMILRGEAPAYKIYEDADVLAFLDIFPQSRGHVLVIPKASQARNILEVEPAVLGTLMSAVQRLTRVIVDELQPDGVQIAQFNGAPAGQTVYHIHVHIIPRWEGQAPGVHGQGKADPQELEALQARLVERIRSAG comes from the coding sequence ATGAGTTTGAACGGCCAATATAATTCGCAGAATATCTTCGCGATGATTCTTCGCGGTGAAGCACCCGCCTACAAGATTTACGAGGACGCCGATGTATTGGCCTTCCTGGATATTTTCCCTCAGTCGCGCGGCCATGTGCTGGTGATTCCCAAGGCATCCCAGGCTCGCAACATTCTCGAAGTGGAACCCGCGGTTCTCGGCACGTTGATGTCAGCCGTGCAGCGCCTGACCCGCGTCATCGTTGACGAATTGCAGCCGGACGGCGTGCAGATCGCCCAGTTCAACGGCGCACCGGCCGGGCAGACGGTCTATCACATCCATGTGCACATCATTCCACGCTGGGAGGGCCAGGCGCCTGGCGTCCACGGGCAGGGGAAGGCCGATCCGCAGGAGCTTGAGGCGTTGCAGGCGCGGTTGGTGGAGCGTATTCGTTCGGCGGGCTGA
- a CDS encoding response regulator produces the protein MTLFAGIRVLLVEDEGTVAMLIEEMLEDLGCTVVASVPRLALAREKAGTAQVDLAILDVNLAGERVFPVAEILRGRGVPFLFSTGYGASGLPEEFAQSPVLHKPFSESELQLKIALTLNKQARSKEQP, from the coding sequence ATGACCCTTTTTGCGGGTATCAGGGTCCTGCTCGTGGAGGACGAAGGCACGGTCGCGATGTTGATCGAGGAAATGCTTGAGGACCTGGGATGCACAGTGGTGGCGTCCGTGCCACGGCTCGCCCTGGCACGGGAGAAGGCGGGTACGGCGCAAGTCGACCTGGCGATCCTGGACGTCAATCTCGCCGGGGAACGGGTCTTCCCGGTGGCTGAAATCCTGCGTGGACGTGGGGTTCCGTTCCTGTTCAGCACCGGATACGGCGCGAGCGGCCTGCCCGAGGAGTTTGCGCAAAGTCCGGTTTTGCACAAGCCGTTTTCAGAAAGCGAATTACAGCTGAAGATAGCGCTGACATTAAACAAACAAGCACGGTCCAAGGAGCAACCATGA